The DNA segment GTTAAATAGTCGAATAAACCATTTTTTTCAAACGAAAAAATCTCAGCTAAATTTGCATGAGAAGACAAACAACTTGCTTAATCCCGATAATATCCTGAAAAAAGGATACTCTATTACTTATCATAACGGAAAGGTGTTGAAAGATGCCAAAGACCTTAAAAGTGGTGATGAAATAAGTACCAGATTTGACCAAGGAACGGTGGAAAGTATCGTTCGTAAATAGTGGCTGCAAGAAAACGACCGTTTTTTCTGTCTTTGATAAGAAAGCTTCAAAGACAAGGCTTTCTATATTTTTGAAACCAAGGTGTTTACTGATTGTAAATGGCTGTTTCAAAAATGAGAATAACGCAGTATTTGGAGTTTTCTTGCAAAGACTATTTAACAGCTAAATAAATATTTTTTTCACAGCCCCAACTTTGGGGCGCGATCCCAACTTCTGTTGGAGATTGCAATTTGCTGCTATATTGTAGGCAAAAAAAAAGCTGCCAGTTGGCAGCTTAAATCTTTATATAAGTGAAGCTGTTATTCAGCTAAATCCTCAAATTCTACGTTGGTGTACTCGTTGCTGGGTATAGCCTCAACTAGTTGTTCTTCGGAGTCTTCTATAAGAGGTTGGTTTTGTTTAATGTATTCAACAGCTTCCAATAACCCATCAGAGAATTTTTCGAAATCTTCCTTATAAAGGAAAACTTTGTGTTTTTCAAAATGAAATCTTCCGTCTTGTTCAAACTTTTTTTTACTTTCTGTAATTGTTAAGTAATAATCATTTTTACGAGTAGCCTTAACATCAAAAAAGTAGGTTCTTTTTCCTGCTCTTACTGCTTTTGAAAAGATTTCTTCTCTATCATTCTTTTCAAAACCTTCTTTTTTCTCATATCCTTCCATCGTCAATCAATTAGTTGTTTTGATATAAAATACACTAGTTTGTTGTTTGCAATCCAAAAATGGGAATTATTTTTTAATTAATCTAACCTTTATGAACAAAATTTACTATAATCATTAATAAATGATAATAAATACTTGCTTTTTTGCGTCAATATGTACTCAATAATTGGGTAATCAATTACTAAAAGAAGGGTTGGGGCTTATTTATATTTATCGGTATGGATAATATTGTGTTATTTATTGTGTTATTTTAGAGG comes from the Saccharicrinis fermentans DSM 9555 = JCM 21142 genome and includes:
- a CDS encoding DUF3276 family protein; protein product: MEGYEKKEGFEKNDREEIFSKAVRAGKRTYFFDVKATRKNDYYLTITESKKKFEQDGRFHFEKHKVFLYKEDFEKFSDGLLEAVEYIKQNQPLIEDSEEQLVEAIPSNEYTNVEFEDLAE